The region CTGATGGGGATACGTTCGATGTGCTGCAGGCCGTGCTGGATACACAGTTCTGGCTGGCGACACATGTGACGTGTATCACGCTGGGCTATGCGACCACTTACATCGCGGGGCTCCTGGGGCTGATCTATCTGGTGCGTGGCGTGCTGACGCCTTCGCTGACTCCAAACATGCACCGCGAGCTTTATCGTATGACCTATGGCGTGTTGTGTTTCTCAATTTTCTTCAGTTTTGTCGGGACGGTGCTCGGCGGACTGTGGGCGGACGATTCGTGGGGCCGCTTCTGGGGATGGGATCCGAAAGAAAACGGCGCCCTGATGATTGTGCTGTGGAATGCACTGGCATTGCACGCCCGCTGGGGAGGCCTCGTGAAAGAACGAGGGCTGGCAGTCCTGGCTGTGATGGGGAACATCGTCGTGAGCTGGTCGTGGTTTGGCGTGAACGAACTGGGTGTCGGGCTGCATTCTTATGGGTTCAAAGAAGGAACCCTCTTCTGGCTGGGCCTGTTCGTCCTTTCGCAATTGGTCGTTGTGATGCTGGGGCTGGTTCCTAAAGGGTTCTGGTGGAGTGCCCGGAGACATCCGGAACTGCTGAGTTATTACGACCGTTAACTTGTTGGGCCTGATGTGTTCTCCCACGCGGACGCGGGCATAAGTCTTACTCCTTCTCCCGTTCCGACGGGAGAAGGCCGGGATGAGGGGAAGAAATAACCAGTGCAATCAGATCACTTCGACTTTCCACCGGCAATTCGATAGCCCAAGGTCTTGAGCTGATCGGTGATTCGCTGTAGCTGCTGCCCCTGAATGATGAGATCGTCTTCCTCAATCGATCCACCAGCTCCACACGTCGATTTCAGACCTGTCAGCAATGCAGCAAAGTCTGTTGTCTCTCGCTTGAGACCGCGCACGATCGTCACAAATCGATTCCCTTTGCGCTTTTCTTCAAACAGTTTCACCGTTTGAGTCTTAGGGTCGGCCCAGGTGGGAGCTTTGACGACCGGCGGGCAAGCGCACTCGTCTTCCAGCTTCTGACACACCTCACATGTCGGTGGCCTGTCAAATGCCGTTCCGGCAAAGAGACGAGTCATGGCAGGTCACACTCACTTTCCAGCAGCCAGAATCTCGAGTAAACGGGTTTCCAGAACCGCATCGGCAATCATTTCTTTACTGCCCGACTGCAGATCTTTGACTTGCCATTCGCCCTTCGCGAATTCATCGCTCCCTGCAATGACTGCCAGTCGGAAGCCCTTCCGATCGGCATACTGCAATTGCTTGCCCAGCTTCTTCGCTTCGGGATAAACCTCAGTCGCGATACCTGCCGCACGCAGGCGGCGGGCCAGATGCATATAGGCCCCCAGCTTCGATTCATCGAACTGGGGCACGAAGACCACTGCAGGTGTTGTGGCATGCCCGATCATGCCCAGTTCTTCCATGGCAGCCAGCAATCGATCCAGGCCCAGGCTGGCACCAATCCCGGGCAATTGTTCCTTCGTAAAGAGCCCGGCGAGATTATCGTATCGACCACCCGAACAGACACTTCCGATGGTGGGAAGGGCTGTCAGAAAGGTCTCGTAAATGGTGCCGGTGTAATAATCCAGACCACGGGCAATCGAGAGATCAATCGTCACGGCACTGGCGGGAATTCCCGCTTCTTTGGCTGCTGAAAGCAACTCTTTGAGCCGGGCGACCCCTTCACTGGCTTTGGCATTTGACGCCAGCAGTTTTTCCAGTTGATCGAGATCGGCTTCGCTGGAAAGCAGATCCAGGACCTGCGCAGCCTGATCACTGGAAAGGGAGACCTTTTCAACCATCTCGGCCAACACGGCTTCCCGACCGACTTTGGGGAGCTTATCGATCGCTCTCAGCACACCCACTGATTTCTCCGCGACACCCAACTGCTCTAAAACACCATTGAGAATCAGTCGGTTATTGACACGAATACCGAACTGTGGCTGACCATTTTGAGTAAAGCCAATCGCACTGAGGAGATCATAAATCACCATCAACGTTTCGATATCAGCCGCATTCGAGAGGGTGCCAATCGTGTCGAAATCACATTGGACAAACTCGCGATAGCGTCCCTTCTGCGGCTTTTCGCCACGCCAGACGGGAGCGATATGATATCGCTTGAAGGGCAACCCCAACTCACCCGCATGCATCGCAGAGAACCGTGCCAGGGGGACGGTTAAATCAAACCGCATGGCCACATCGCGGTCGCCGTTATCGCGGAAGCGAAAGAGCTGCTTATCCGATTCATCGCCACCTTTGCCCAGCAGAATCTCGCTGTATTCGAGCACAGGGGTATCGATCGGACTGAAGCCATAGCTGCGATAAACCCGGCGGGCCGTCTCCATCAGCCGCTCACGAGCCATCATGGCATCCGGCAGATAGTCACGAAATCCACCCAGGACACGCGGTGTAATCAACTCAGACATAAATCCACTTTTCAGGCAGTCAACAGGTTCAAATATTCAAAAATTGCTGTCAGCGACAGGGGGCTGCACAAAATCTCAGGCAACTTCCCACGGAGGGTTGAGACCTTTGTGAACCGAGTAGAGGCCAAGCCTGAGCACAGGTTCACAACTTTGCCCAATCCGATCTGAGACAACAGCAATTCCCGCGAACCGATTGTTATACCAAGCTCGGCAAAGCATGGCATGTCAGTCGCTGTCGAACGCTTTCACTTCAAACTTGCTGACATGTTCGGGCATGGCAGCCTGTATGGCTGATTTCATCCTTTGGCCGGTGCCTGAGAGAGTCGTTAAGACTCTTTCCTTGGATACAACAGCAAAGCCAGTCAACCGATCAGGAGGATGTTCGCGCATCAGGTCATCAAATCGTCACTATGCATTGAAACAGTAGTAGACTTTTGTGCAAACAAAGGCTCGGATTTGTGCAGATATTGAGACTGCGTTTGAACTCTCAATTCGATGCTATTGAGACGATGTGTCGATTCAATAATTTCAGTGGAGACTCGATTCCCAAGGATTGACGACACCTTTCAGAATTGAAAGATAGACGCACGCGCTCGACACCCGATGACTCAGCAATTCTCAAGGCCGGTCGTATTGCGACCTGGCCATGATCAATCGAGGTCTGTTGATGCCGATCCGTCTCGTATTTCCAAGCGTCTGCTCAGGCAATGTTCACTCGGAACGTACAGTTTCTTTGACAGCAGTTGCCCCACGTCTTTATACACGAGACGGTCAGTTTAAGACTGGCGCGCTTTTCACACCGTATCATGACCTCACTGGCACTGTGACCAGGGCATGGCACATTTTTGAAACCCATTTGCCGCTCAAGAGGTTTCGAAAACTTTGCGAGGTTCTCCGAGATTTGATTCTAAAGGTCGCCATTCTCCTGATGCTGGTATTGTTCATCGTTCAAGGGTCTGGTGCATCGTTATCGGCTCAGGAGACTGCATCCACTTGTGAGGTAAACGCTACGAATCGTGAGCCCGAGACAACCGCTTCGCCATCTGTAGCGCTTAAGCCGAAAGCCAGGGCCGTTCGTTCTATCGAGGAACGCTCTCAGCACATTCAGCGGCTACGCAAAGAGTATGAACTTCCCACTTCGAACTGGCCTGCCCCTGCTGTTGATGCCGGAGTCAAATGGCGTGAACTCGGGACAATCGAAGCTCCACCAGTCTCGGCACTGGCACCGACATCGCCCGCGAAGATTCAACTGGGTCGAGTGCTCTTTTTTGACCCTCGACTTTCACGGACGAAGGAAATGGCTTGCGCCTCCTGCCACGATCCCGATCTGGGATGGGCTGACGGTCGCATGTCGGCCTTCGGACTGGGGCGAACCATTCTGGCACGCAATACTCCCAGCATCCTCAATGCTTCGTTACAACCTGCATTATTCTGGGATAGTCGAGCCCGGAATCTGGAGGATCAGGCCAGACAGGTCCTTTTGAACCCTAAAGAAATGGGAGCGACAGAAGCTGACCTGATCGCGACGCTCGGCAATATCTCTGAGTATCGCGTTCTCTTTCAGGAAGCATTTGGGAGCGAATCGGTTTCTCTGGATCGAGTTTCGCAAGCGATTGCTGCGTTCGAAACCACTCTTCTGGGGGGACGCAGTCCTTTCGATCGATTCCTGAATGGACAAAGCCAGGCACTTTCTGATTCTGCACTTGTGGGGCTCGATCTGTTTCGGCGCGAAGCCCGCTGTATCAATTGCCACCATGGCCCGACGTTTTCCGATGGTCAGCTGCATGGCCTGAATATCAGTCATTACGGCAACAAACGCGAAGATCTGGGTCGTTACAACGTGACCGGAGCTGCTCAGGATTCGGGCCTGTTTCGGACGCCGTCACTGCGTAATGTCACCGCCACTGGCCCTTACATGCATTCCGGCCTCTTTGAACTGGATGAACTGCTGACACTGTACAACGCCGGCATGCCCAGAACCCCTCATGCCAACGACAACTCCAAAACACCACGATCCAGTCAATACTCCGGCACTAAGCCTCTTCCAGTCAAAAGCCCATTGCTGAAACCTTTGGGTTTGAACAGCCAGGATCTTCAGGATCTGGCCAGTTTTCTGGAAGCGCTGGCCGAACCTCGTATTCGTATTCGACCACCAGAACTTCCAGCGTCTGATTCCCAGAGGGAGCTGACCAATCAAAAAGCTGCCAGCCGACCTGCGGATGAAAGTTCGTAAGACGCGGCGGTCTCACACGTACTCTCACTCAGAGAACCTGAGGACTGGATCCTTGGGCTTTCCTATAAATCGTTTCGCGTTCGACTCAATCCTTTTGTCTCGTCATTTTCTTCAGGACTTCAGGCTATGCTCTCTCCATTACGCCCTCACGCTGCTCATCGTCATTCTTTGCGATCCGCATTTACGCTGATCGAACTGCTGGTTGTGATCACCATCATTGCGGTTCTGATTGCCTTGTTGCTCCCCGCAGTCCAACAGGCCAGAGAAGCATCCCGACGCACTCAATGCAAAAACAATCTGCATCAACTGGGTTTAGGTCTGCATAATCATCATTCGGCTTATGATGCTTTTCCTTCAACGATCAGTGGCACCATCGATGGTGTCAGTGTTTTCCATGGATGGGGTGCACAGATCCTGCCCTATATGGATCAATCGCCACTTTCCGGGATCTACGATTTTCGCCAGCGAAATAACAACGCGGTGAATCGCACAGCCGTTGAAACGCCTCTTTCGTTTCATGTTTGTCCAAGTGTTCCCGGTGATACCCGGCGGAATTTTCGATTTGTCACAGGTGCCGCTGGATGGGGCGCAGCATCCAGCGATTACATGGGTGTTTCTTCGATTTCGACAACTCAGTACACCAACGGATTCGTGGCGACACCTCGCCCGACGAATACCGATGGAGTTTTCCTGTTTTCGAGCAGGCCGGGTACGCCAGGTCGTAAAATCAAGGATGTCATTGACGGCACATCGAACACCATGATGGTCTGTGAATCGGCCGGTCGTTCTCACATTTACCGCCTCGGAAACATGGTTGGTAACTGCGATCAGTCCATGCTCACAGCCACAACGACGGTTGGAAACGCCAATTGTGTTACGATTTCCTCCTGGGCTGAAGCCAATCTGGGAGCATTGCGCGGCTCACTGTCGGATGGAACAGACACTCGAGGTCCATGCATGGTGAACTGCACCAACAACTTCCAGATCTACAGCTTTCATGAAGGAAGCGCAAACATTCTGATGGTCGATGGATCGGTTCGTTCTCTCAGTGAGAATGTCAGCAACGATATCGTGGCTGGTTTGATTACCATTGAAGGTTACGAAGTGCTTGGTGAATTCTGATGCTCGACGCATTCGTTGCTCGATTCATGTCGAATGGAAAGTCGCATCTGACACCAGAATTTCGCCTGCACAATACTCACGGAAAAATTGCATCATGTCTGTATCTGTCGGTTTTCTATTCCGCCCTTCCAGGCAGCGTACATTCCCCGGCACCAGAATCTTGAGCCTGCTGTCATTTGTAGCGATGTTGGTGCTCCCCTCGGTTTATGTGTTTGCCGTTGACAGCCCCTCGTCAACGAACAAACTTGAGGCTGCAGGTAACACGGCATCCATCGCCAACAAGACTTCACGACTGTCAGAGGGTGCAAATCTCCAGGATCCTTTCCCGGCTCTGACGCATCTGCTTTTCACAGACAAACTCGTTCCTGTCGAAATCGGGA is a window of Planctopirus limnophila DSM 3776 DNA encoding:
- a CDS encoding DUF1559 family PulG-like putative transporter, whose product is MLSPLRPHAAHRHSLRSAFTLIELLVVITIIAVLIALLLPAVQQAREASRRTQCKNNLHQLGLGLHNHHSAYDAFPSTISGTIDGVSVFHGWGAQILPYMDQSPLSGIYDFRQRNNNAVNRTAVETPLSFHVCPSVPGDTRRNFRFVTGAAGWGAASSDYMGVSSISTTQYTNGFVATPRPTNTDGVFLFSSRPGTPGRKIKDVIDGTSNTMMVCESAGRSHIYRLGNMVGNCDQSMLTATTTVGNANCVTISSWAEANLGALRGSLSDGTDTRGPCMVNCTNNFQIYSFHEGSANILMVDGSVRSLSENVSNDIVAGLITIEGYEVLGEF
- a CDS encoding translation initiation factor yields the protein MTRLFAGTAFDRPPTCEVCQKLEDECACPPVVKAPTWADPKTQTVKLFEEKRKGNRFVTIVRGLKRETTDFAALLTGLKSTCGAGGSIEEDDLIIQGQQLQRITDQLKTLGYRIAGGKSK
- the hisS gene encoding histidine--tRNA ligase; protein product: MITPRVLGGFRDYLPDAMMARERLMETARRVYRSYGFSPIDTPVLEYSEILLGKGGDESDKQLFRFRDNGDRDVAMRFDLTVPLARFSAMHAGELGLPFKRYHIAPVWRGEKPQKGRYREFVQCDFDTIGTLSNAADIETLMVIYDLLSAIGFTQNGQPQFGIRVNNRLILNGVLEQLGVAEKSVGVLRAIDKLPKVGREAVLAEMVEKVSLSSDQAAQVLDLLSSEADLDQLEKLLASNAKASEGVARLKELLSAAKEAGIPASAVTIDLSIARGLDYYTGTIYETFLTALPTIGSVCSGGRYDNLAGLFTKEQLPGIGASLGLDRLLAAMEELGMIGHATTPAVVFVPQFDESKLGAYMHLARRLRAAGIATEVYPEAKKLGKQLQYADRKGFRLAVIAGSDEFAKGEWQVKDLQSGSKEMIADAVLETRLLEILAAGK
- a CDS encoding cytochrome-c peroxidase; this translates as MILKVAILLMLVLFIVQGSGASLSAQETASTCEVNATNREPETTASPSVALKPKARAVRSIEERSQHIQRLRKEYELPTSNWPAPAVDAGVKWRELGTIEAPPVSALAPTSPAKIQLGRVLFFDPRLSRTKEMACASCHDPDLGWADGRMSAFGLGRTILARNTPSILNASLQPALFWDSRARNLEDQARQVLLNPKEMGATEADLIATLGNISEYRVLFQEAFGSESVSLDRVSQAIAAFETTLLGGRSPFDRFLNGQSQALSDSALVGLDLFRREARCINCHHGPTFSDGQLHGLNISHYGNKREDLGRYNVTGAAQDSGLFRTPSLRNVTATGPYMHSGLFELDELLTLYNAGMPRTPHANDNSKTPRSSQYSGTKPLPVKSPLLKPLGLNSQDLQDLASFLEALAEPRIRIRPPELPASDSQRELTNQKAASRPADESS